Sequence from the Abditibacteriaceae bacterium genome:
GACGGCCTTTTCCCCAGCGCCCATCAACCGCGCGCGCCGGAACCCCGAGCGCCCACGCGTCGCTTTCACTCAGCCCCGTTGCCGCCAGTTCGGGCACAAGGCGCAAACGGCGCGGCGCGTGCGCGACATCGGTGCGTTCTTCGGCACGCAAAATTGTTTCGGCCAGGCGCGTGCCCTGCGCGACGGCAAGCGCTGCATCGCAATCGAACCACGCGCACGCGCCTGCGGCATGAACGCCGCTGATTCCCGTTTCGCCGCGCGCATCAATGGCAACACGCCCGTTTTCAAACTCGATTCCGGCTGCACCAAGCTGCAAAGCCTCGTGGTCAATCGCGCGGTCGGTTACGAGTACGGTCGAAAATGACGTTGTTTTACTTTTCGTGCCGCGCAGTCTCACTTGTTCGCCGTCGCTTTCAAGCGCCAATCGTGACCCGGCCTCGCAACAGGAAACGCCGTTTTCATGAAGAACCTCGCGCGCGCACCGCACGGTTGCATCGCACCAGAGTTCGTCCGTACCGCGCACGAGAGTGACTTTTTTACCCGATTCGCCCAGCAGCGCCGCCCATTCCAGAGAAAATGAATCGCTGCCGATCACCGCGATTTCTCCGCTTTCGTGCAAGAGCGCCGCAAAGGTTTCGCGCGACGCTTGAACGCCCAGCGCTGCTCCGGGAAATGCCGCCGCGCGGCTCCGCGCCCCCGTTGCCAGAATAATGTGAATTGCGCGCACGCGTTTTGAATCACGTGCATTTCCGACGATTTCGACGGTGTGTTCTTCGACAAAATGTGCGCGTCCCGCCAACAGTTCAACGCCTGCCGCTTCAAGGGAACGTCGCCGCGCAGTGCGGCGCTTTTCCGCTTCGAGAGCAGCACGACGCCACAATGCCTCGGGGTCGAGTCCGATTTCAGACGTCATTCCGCTCAGTTCGCCCAAAGCGATCAGTGTGCGTCGCGCGAGGAGCGCTTCGTGCCAGGTATCGAGAACAATGTCGAGTGGGACGCGGTGCGTGTCGTCGAAATCGCCAGAAGATGCCAGTAAATGCGGATCGACAAGCCCGACCCGTGCGCCCAGCTCCGCTGCCCGTCGCGCCGCAGCGATTCCCGCGCAACCTCCCCCCAACACCAGAACCTGATAATCGTGTGGCGCGCTCGCACGCAGCAATTCTTCGGCGGCTTCCACCACATCGCCAACGTCGAATTCTTCCTCCAATTGCGGCGCAGGAGGAAGAACTGGTGCAACCGTCGCCGTCTTTTCCGGTGTTTCAGACGCCACGCGAGGTACGGTCGATTTCGACCGTACCTCTTGCGATTGTGTGAAAGGAGGCTTGTTCACAGGTGAAAACAATTACGCCATGCTGGGCAACTGGCTAATATCGTCATCGATGTCGGTTGAATGCGTCGCTTTTTCAGGCGCAAACTCACCAACAAGTGTTGGGAAACGCACGCCGCGTCGTGCGACAAAAAGCGCAGCATCGGCAGCGGCTAGTAACTCGGCAAGTTCTTCGCGCGTTGAAAGCGGCTCGCCTTCGACGTGTTCGGCTTCTTCGCCGCCTTCCAAGTCGAGGCGATGCGCGGCTTCTTCGGCGTCGCGGATTTCGCGGTTGCGATTTGCTTCGCCGCCCGAAACCGTGAGCGGAATCGGCGAATGATGCCACTGAAACTCAAGCGCCGTGACAGCCTGCTGAACTTTCTCGCGGAGTCGCGTTGCGCCTTCAATTGTTGTTTCCGGCAGAAGGACGGCGAACTTGTCTTCGTCGAAGCGCGCGACGATGTCGCTGTCGCGCGTCAGGTCGCGCAGCACAAGGGCCACAGCGCGCAGCATCGCTTCTCCGCAATCGTAACCAGTAATTGCCGCCAAGCGCTTGAAGTGATCGACTTCAATCATCAAACAGGAAAGCTGCGAGTTATAACGGCGCGCGCGGGAGCATTC
This genomic interval carries:
- a CDS encoding FAD-dependent oxidoreductase, encoding MNKPPFTQSQEVRSKSTVPRVASETPEKTATVAPVLPPAPQLEEEFDVGDVVEAAEELLRASAPHDYQVLVLGGGCAGIAAARRAAELGARVGLVDPHLLASSGDFDDTHRVPLDIVLDTWHEALLARRTLIALGELSGMTSEIGLDPEALWRRAALEAEKRRTARRRSLEAAGVELLAGRAHFVEEHTVEIVGNARDSKRVRAIHIILATGARSRAAAFPGAALGVQASRETFAALLHESGEIAVIGSDSFSLEWAALLGESGKKVTLVRGTDELWCDATVRCAREVLHENGVSCCEAGSRLALESDGEQVRLRGTKSKTTSFSTVLVTDRAIDHEALQLGAAGIEFENGRVAIDARGETGISGVHAAGACAWFDCDAALAVAQGTRLAETILRAEERTDVAHAPRRLRLVPELAATGLSESDAWALGVPARAVDGRWGKGRHLRLVAGEDGLLLGCQACGDGSADLVRQAAMALRAGWTASHWAQLLPETSAAPWLSALREAARKLG